The Leifsonia sp. ZF2019 DNA segment GATTCTGCCCGAGCTGTCGCTCGCCATCGTCACGGCACTGATCGCGTTCAACAAGGTCGGGTCGCCGCAGTACGTCACGTGGCTGGCCGCCCCGATCGTGATCGGGCTGGTCTACCAGGGCAAGGGCTTCCGCACCCCCGCGATCCTCGTCCTGATCACGGCCGGGCTGACCCAGGTCTTCTACCCTTTCCTGTACGACTGGCTGCTCATCCCCGATCCGGGCCTCGTCGCCGTGCTGACGGTGCGCAATCTGATGTACTTCGTGATCCTGGGCTGGGCGATCGCAGCGCTGTGGCGGACGCGTCACGCCGCCGAGGCCGTGTACGACACCGTCCCGACCCGCGTCTGGCCGTTCCGCGCTCCCGTCGCCCCGGTGGCAGGAGCGGCACTACGAGAGGAGACACCATGATCGTCGCGTTCTCCGTCGCACCGAGCGGCGGCCCGGGCGGTTCCGATTCCGTGCACGACGCTGTCGCCGCCGCCGTCCGCGTCGTCCGCGAATCGGGCCTCCCCAACCGCACCTCGTCGATGTTCACCGAGATCGAGGGGGAGTGGGACGAGGTGATGGATGTCGTCAAGCGCGCCACCGAGGCCGTCGGCGCCTACGGCTCCCGCGTCTCCCTCGTGCTGAAGGCGGACATCCGCCCCGGTCACACCGGCGAGCTCGACGGCAAGCTGGAGCGCCTCGAGGCCGCGCTCGACGCCCAGTAGGGCTCCCGTCCGCCGAGGTTCACGTTATTGCGCCTATCCCGGCGTCGTGAGCGCAACCACGTGAACCTCAAGGTGTGTACGTCGGGTCGAAACGATTCGATATATGCTGTCGGAGTGAATCCCGGAATCGACGGGCCGACGCAGCTGTCGTCGGCCCGTACTCGTCTTGCGCTGCTGGCCCTCGCCCTCGGCGGGTTCGGCATCGGCTCCACCGAGTTCGTCGCGATGGGGCTGCTGCCCAATATCGCGCACGACCTCCTGCCGCAGCTGTACGCCGCGTCGTCCACCGACGCGATCGCGCAAGCGGGATGGATCATCTCGGCGTACGCGCTGGGCGTCGTCGTCGGCGCGCCCACCATCGCGGCCGTCGCGGCGCGGCTGCCGCGCAAGAGGCTGCTCCTCTGGCTGCTGGTCGCGTTCACGCTCGGCACGATCGCCTCCGCCCTCGCTCCGACGTTCGGGACGGTGCTGGTCGCCCGATTCGTCTCCGCCCTGCCCCACGGCGCCTACTTCGGCATCGCGTCGCTCGTCGCGGCGTCGCTCATGGGGCCGGGCAAACGCGGGCAGGGCGTGGCCTTCGTGCTCTCCGGGCTCACGATCGCCAATGTGATCGGCGTCCCGTTCATCACGTGGGTGGGCCAGACGACGAACTGGCGCATCGCCTACCTCGTGGTCGCGGCGATCTTCGCGCTGACGTTCGCCGCCGTCGCCTTCCTGGTGCCATGGCAGGCCGGCGACCCGAAGGCGACCCTGCGCAACGAGCTCCGCGCGTTCGGGCGCCTGCAGGTCTGGCTCGCGCTGCTGATCGGTGCGATCGGATTCGGCGGATTCTTCGCGGTCTACACGTACATCTCCCCGATGGTGACGACAGTCACCGGGCTGTCCGAGTCCGCGGTGCCCCTGGTGCTCATCCTGATCGGCATCGGCATGACCGTCGGCAACATCCTGGGCGGCCGGATGGCGGACCACAGCGTCGAGCGCAGCATGATGCTGTTCTTCGCCGTGCTTCTGGTCGGATTGGCGGCATTGTTCTTCTCGGCGGCGACGCTCGCCGGGCTGCTGATCTCGGTGTTCGTGATCGCGGCGGCGGCCTCGGCGCTGTCGCCGACCATCCAGACCCGTCTGATGGACGTCGCGCACGACAGCCAGTCGATCGCGGCGGCGCTCAACCACTCGGCGCTCAACATCGCCAACGCGTCGGGCGCGGCCCTCGGCGGCCTGACGATCGCCGCCGGTCTCGGCTATCTGTCGCCGGTCGCCGTGGGCGCGGTGCTCGCTGTCGCGGGCATCGTCCTCGCAGTGATCTCGTTCGGCATCGATCGCTCCCGCGTCCACCGCGGGGTGGACACCGGCGTCGTGCACGCGCAGCGTCCCACGGTCCCGATCGACTGAGCGCCGTGACGGCGGAACGGGGCGCCCGGTCCGAGGGTCAGTCGTTCTGGAGCAGGATGCCGTCCTGGATGGCGCGCTTGCGCAGGGCGACCTTGGTGCCGACGTCGTAGCCGGCCACACGGTACTTCTCGCGGATGCGCTTGAGGTAGCTCTTGGCGGTCTCGTCCGAGATGCCGAGCTGGAACGCGACCGCCTTCACGGGTTCGCCCGCGCCGTAGAGAGCCATGACCCGACGCTCCTGGGCGCTCAGCTTGGGCGCGCCCCCGACCTCGCCGGCGTTGAGCGCCAGGTCGAGCTCTGCCGAGATGAACGACTCGCCGGTGCTGGCGGCGCGGATCGCCTCGACGATCATCTCGGCATCCTCGCTCTTCACGAGGTAGCCGAGCGCACCGGCGGCGAGGGCCTCGCGCACCACGGCGGGCTCGGAGTACGTGCTCATGAGCACGGTGCGCACGCCGGTCGTCTTGAGGGTCGACAGTTTGAGCGAGACGGGGATGTTGTCTTTGAGATCGAGGTCGAGCAGCACCACGTCCACCGGGAACTCCGGATGGGTCAGCAGCTCGGGCCAGCTGGCGACGGCCGCGACCATGTTGATGTCGTCCGCGGCGTTGCGGATCCATTCTGTCAGAGCACCGAGCAGCATCTTGTGATCGTCCACGATGGCGATTCTGATGGGGGGAGCCTCGCTCACGAGCAGCCTCTCTTCGGTTCTGATGCGGTCGGCCGGTCAGGTCGGGTCGGCCGTGGCGTCGCTGACGGTCGTGATGTCGATCCGGAGCGTCGAGCCCGAGAACGACTCGACGAATCGACCCACTTTACGGATAGCTTGCCACGCTGCGGGGTCTACCCCGTTTCGCGGCACACCGGTAGTCGCGATCGAGATCGTCATCCTCGTGCCGGACGTGGGAGCGCCCGGCTGCTCGACCGCGGGGCGGGAGAGGTCGAGCGACAGGCTGCGCGCCTGGCCGGCGCCCGCCCGGACCGGGTCGCTGATGAGCAGCCAGACGGCGGTGAGGAGGCCGTCGCGCTGGTCGCGGGTCAGACCGGCCGCGAGGCCATCCGGATCGCTGAGCATCACGGTCGGACCGAGCAGGGCGGACTCCGTGACGGCGTGGTAGAGCCAGGTCTCCTTTCGGCCCTGGATGAGGTGGAGGCGCAGCTCGGTCGCGATGGTGGCCGCGGTGTCGGCGGTCGCCTCATCGAGCGGAAGCGGGGTGCGGCCCGTTGCGACCCCGTCGAGGAGGCGCTCGGCGGCGAGGTCGAGACGGGCGAGCTCCTCGGAGGCCATCATCCCGACCGCGTAGCCGGGGGACGACACGGTGCTCTGCACTTGCACGAGGTCGAGCTCCAGCTGCACGAGCGTGCGCAGGGAGCGGATGATCTGCACGCTGATCAGGGGAGGGCCGACGGCGATCGCTATCGTCACGGCGCCCGGGCCGAGCATCCGGATATCGCCCTCGGAGCGCACGACCAGTACGGCGGCGAGCACCAGCCCGAGTGCTGCGGAGACGATCACGATGTCACGGGGCGGGCGCACCGGCACGCAGAGCAGGAGCGACGGTCCCACCGCGGCCGCGGCGGTCAGCGGCACCCAGGCGCGCGAGGAGGTGCCGGCGATGTCGAGGGCGACGGCGGCCGCCCACAGCACCAGCGCGCTGACGAAGAGCCAGAGCGGGAGCTCCTCCGGGAGCCGGAAGCGGAGCACGAGCGCGGCGACGAGCGTCGCCGCGATGAGCGCCCACGCCGAGATCCCCAGCGGCAGCACCGGATACGCGCTCAGGTTCAGCACGAAGAGGACGAGCAGGAACGCGATGAGCGCCAGCGATGCGATGTTGAAGCCGAGATCGAGCCGCGCGCGGCCGAGGGCGTCGCGCTCGTCGCCGCCCGGCCGGCCGAGCGGCGAGCGCGGCATGGTGGCCTCGTCGACGCGTCTCACTTCGGGACCTCCAGCACCACGGTCGTCCCGCTGCCGGGGGAGGAGAAGAGCCGGGCGTTGCCCCCCACGTCGCGCAGTCGCGCGACGATCGACTCCGTGTAGCCCAGCCGGCCCTCCTCGATGGTCGCGACGTCGAAGCCCTTGCCCGCGTCGGTGACCATGGCCCGCACGGTCGTCTCGTCATCCGTGATGGTCACGTGGGCCTCGTTGACGCCGGAGTGACGGCGCACGTTCTCGAGGCACTCCCCGAGCGCGAGCAGGAACGAGTCGAGCACATCGCTGGGCAGCAGCACCTGCCCCGAGCCGTGCCAGTTGACCTCCAGGCCCATGCGGCGGAAGCGCTGCTTCACGGACTCCAGCGTGTTGCCCAGGGTCGACTCCTCCACCGGTTTCAGCCGGTAGTCGCCGGAGCGCGTGGGGTCGGGTGTGAAGCCGAGGCGCAGCTGGCGCAGCAGGGCGGCGTCCTCCGCCGCCTGCTCGCGCAGGGCGGCGACGCTCACGCCGACACCCGAGTGGGCGAGCAATGTGAGAGTCGCGAGCACCGTGTCGTGCAGCAGCCGGGCTCCCTGGCGGCGGCGCGCCTCCGTCTCGCTGGCCTGGCGTTCGACGCGGTACGCGCGGCTCATCGTCGAGATGCGCTTGAGCGTGCGGGGGACGGTGCGTGACAGCCACACGCCGGTCGCGGTGAGGGCGACCCAGCCGGCGCCGATCAGCAGCAGCGGCTCGGCGAGCCGGGACCCGGTCACGAGCAGGGTCGTGACCGCAGCGGCGACGGTGACGGCGGCGGCCGCGATCAGGAGCGCCAGTCCGGAGCGGGAGGTCACCGACTGCACCGACAAGCAGGCGATGCCGACGGCGCCGACGACGCCCACCGCGCTCAGCGCGGACGGGCCGAGCGGGGTCATCGGCAGGAGGTTCAGCAGGATGATGGCGGTGCCGGCCACCACGATGACGCACATCCAGAGCGCGGAGCGCGCGAGCCCGGCGAGCTGGAACTGCGCGTATGCCAGGCACGCGAGGAGCACCAGGGAGGCGAGGTAGAGGGGCAGAGGCAGGGTTCCCGGGATGCTGAGGCAGACGAGGGCGGTCGCGCTCGCGGTCAGTCCGACGGTGCGGGCCGTCGCGGCGAGGAGCCGATCACGCTCCTTCTGGATGCGCGACATCCTCCTCCGTTCCGCTCAGGACGCGAACAGGCGCCTCAGGTGCTCGCTGACGGCGTCGTCTTCGATCAGGAACCCGTCGTGACCGAAGTCCGACCGGATCACCACAGGAACTCTACCGTCGATCGTGTCGGGCAGGTGGGAGGCGATGACCTCCTGCCCCTCGACCGGGAACAGGCGATCGCTGTCGATCCCGAGCACGAGCGTGCGCGCGGTCACCCGTGCCAGGGCGGCGGCAACGCCTCCCCGGTCGCGGCCGATGTCGTGCGAGTTCATCGCCTGCACCAGGGTGATGTAGCTGTTCGCGTCGAATCGCCGGGTGAACTTGTTGCCGTGGAAGTCGAGGTAGGACTCGACGGCGAAGCGGCCGCCGCCGCCGAGAGGGCTGATGCCGCTCTGCCACGTGCGCTCGAAGCGCGCGTTGAGCTCGGACGGGCTGCGGTAGTTGAGGAGGGCCATGCGGCGCGCGAGGGCCAGCCCCTGCGAGGGGCCGTCGCCGTCGCCGGCGTCGTAGTAGAGGCCGCCGCGGAACAGCGGGTCGGTTCGTACGGCCTCGATCTGCACCGAGTTGAGCGCGATCTGGTCGGCCGTCGAGAACGGGGGAGCGGCGAGCACCGCCAGGCGCTCGACCCGCTCCGGGAACGACACCGCCCACTCCAGAGCCTGCATGCCGCCCATCGAGCCGCCGACGACGGCTGCCCAACGGTCGATGCCCAGCGCGTCGGTGAACGCGGCCTGCGCGTTCACCTGGTCCCGGATGGTGGTGAACGGGAAGCGCGGGCCCCACTCGGCGCCGTCGGGGGCGATGGAGGCCGGTCCGGTGGTGCCCTGGCAGCCGCCGAGCATGTTCGGGACGACGACGAACCAGCGGTCCGTGTCGATCGCCTTGCCCGGGCCGATGATCCCGGACCACCAGCCCGCGGTCTGCTGCCCGGGTCCGGCCGGCCCGACCGCGTGGCTGTCGCCCGTCAGCGCGTGCAGCACCAGTACGGCGTTGTCGCCGGCGGGAGAGAGCTCGCCCCAGGTCTCGTAGGCGATCCGCACGTAGGGGAGGGATTCGCCGCTCTCGAACGCGAACGCCCCGATCCCGGCGAACCGCCTGCCCGCCGGCGGGTCGGTCTCCTTCCACGCGCCGCTGGCCGGAGGCTTGCCGAGCAGCGAGCGCGCCTGGGCCTCCGTGATGAAACTCGACGGGGCCGTGTCGGCGGATGTCTGCCACTCCATGGGTTCATTCTCGCGGAGCGGGAGGGGCGTCCGCGCTCTGTTACGTCGCCAGCGGTGCTGTAGGCTTCCTGGGACTCGGCTTTCAAAACGATGAAAGTCTTTACATGTGTTGCGGGGTGGGCGGATCATGATCGTCTTCTTGATCATCGGCGGCGTGGGGCTGGCCCTGCTGCTGATCTCGATGCTCTTCGGCGAGCTGCTCGACCTGCTCGACGGCGCGCTCTCCGGCACCGGGCTCGGCGCCGGTCTCACGATCTTCGGCGCGTCCGGGCTGCTGGTGCTGGCCAACGACTGG contains these protein-coding regions:
- a CDS encoding MFS transporter; protein product: MNPGIDGPTQLSSARTRLALLALALGGFGIGSTEFVAMGLLPNIAHDLLPQLYAASSTDAIAQAGWIISAYALGVVVGAPTIAAVAARLPRKRLLLWLLVAFTLGTIASALAPTFGTVLVARFVSALPHGAYFGIASLVAASLMGPGKRGQGVAFVLSGLTIANVIGVPFITWVGQTTNWRIAYLVVAAIFALTFAAVAFLVPWQAGDPKATLRNELRAFGRLQVWLALLIGAIGFGGFFAVYTYISPMVTTVTGLSESAVPLVLILIGIGMTVGNILGGRMADHSVERSMMLFFAVLLVGLAALFFSAATLAGLLISVFVIAAAASALSPTIQTRLMDVAHDSQSIAAALNHSALNIANASGAALGGLTIAAGLGYLSPVAVGAVLAVAGIVLAVISFGIDRSRVHRGVDTGVVHAQRPTVPID
- a CDS encoding response regulator, whose protein sequence is MSEAPPIRIAIVDDHKMLLGALTEWIRNAADDINMVAAVASWPELLTHPEFPVDVVLLDLDLKDNIPVSLKLSTLKTTGVRTVLMSTYSEPAVVREALAAGALGYLVKSEDAEMIVEAIRAASTGESFISAELDLALNAGEVGGAPKLSAQERRVMALYGAGEPVKAVAFQLGISDETAKSYLKRIREKYRVAGYDVGTKVALRKRAIQDGILLQND
- a CDS encoding thiamine-binding protein, whose protein sequence is MIVAFSVAPSGGPGGSDSVHDAVAAAVRVVRESGLPNRTSSMFTEIEGEWDEVMDVVKRATEAVGAYGSRVSLVLKADIRPGHTGELDGKLERLEAALDAQ
- the metX gene encoding homoserine O-acetyltransferase MetX, whose amino-acid sequence is MEWQTSADTAPSSFITEAQARSLLGKPPASGAWKETDPPAGRRFAGIGAFAFESGESLPYVRIAYETWGELSPAGDNAVLVLHALTGDSHAVGPAGPGQQTAGWWSGIIGPGKAIDTDRWFVVVPNMLGGCQGTTGPASIAPDGAEWGPRFPFTTIRDQVNAQAAFTDALGIDRWAAVVGGSMGGMQALEWAVSFPERVERLAVLAAPPFSTADQIALNSVQIEAVRTDPLFRGGLYYDAGDGDGPSQGLALARRMALLNYRSPSELNARFERTWQSGISPLGGGGRFAVESYLDFHGNKFTRRFDANSYITLVQAMNSHDIGRDRGGVAAALARVTARTLVLGIDSDRLFPVEGQEVIASHLPDTIDGRVPVVIRSDFGHDGFLIEDDAVSEHLRRLFAS
- a CDS encoding sensor histidine kinase; this encodes MSRIQKERDRLLAATARTVGLTASATALVCLSIPGTLPLPLYLASLVLLACLAYAQFQLAGLARSALWMCVIVVAGTAIILLNLLPMTPLGPSALSAVGVVGAVGIACLSVQSVTSRSGLALLIAAAAVTVAAAVTTLLVTGSRLAEPLLLIGAGWVALTATGVWLSRTVPRTLKRISTMSRAYRVERQASETEARRRQGARLLHDTVLATLTLLAHSGVGVSVAALREQAAEDAALLRQLRLGFTPDPTRSGDYRLKPVEESTLGNTLESVKQRFRRMGLEVNWHGSGQVLLPSDVLDSFLLALGECLENVRRHSGVNEAHVTITDDETTVRAMVTDAGKGFDVATIEEGRLGYTESIVARLRDVGGNARLFSSPGSGTTVVLEVPK